In one window of Corynebacterium incognita DNA:
- a CDS encoding MFS transporter: MSTAPVTMKERRRVVAATTIGTAIEWYDYFLYAAVAGLVFNKLMFGPLDAGLATVVSFLSVGLSFLFRPLGAFLAGHCGDKYGRRVILMVTLFAMGGATTLIGLLPTYDTAGIWAPILLIVLRIIQGISAGGEWGGAVLMAVEHAPNNKRGLFGAGPQVGVPAGLLLSSGVLAIMDKIAPGDAFMEWGWRIPFLFSIVLVLVGYFIRMGVDESPVFAELEHREEAPHPMAVLFKRHWGLVLTAALVFAGNGTVGYMTTGGYIQNYTTNPEGLAFDRGDILTAVTVSAATWMLFTLFAGFVSDFIGRRWTYLIGFVAQAISAAMLFPLVNTGSLAMVYAALLPLTFGLGMTYGAQSAMYAELFPAAIRTSGVSISYALGSILGGAFAPMIAAALVDATGSTFAVSGYLVTASIIGFACAFLLRETKGADLSPDAAPRRPFIFS; encoded by the coding sequence ATGTCCACTGCCCCCGTCACCATGAAGGAACGTCGCCGCGTAGTCGCCGCGACGACCATCGGTACCGCCATCGAGTGGTACGACTACTTCCTGTACGCCGCAGTCGCCGGCCTGGTGTTTAACAAGCTGATGTTCGGCCCGCTCGACGCCGGTCTCGCCACGGTCGTCTCCTTCCTCTCGGTGGGCTTATCCTTCCTATTCCGCCCTCTCGGCGCTTTTTTGGCCGGACATTGTGGCGATAAGTACGGCCGTCGCGTCATCTTGATGGTCACCCTGTTCGCCATGGGTGGCGCGACCACCCTCATTGGCCTCTTGCCCACCTATGACACCGCAGGCATCTGGGCTCCCATCCTGCTCATCGTTCTGCGCATTATCCAGGGCATTTCCGCCGGCGGAGAGTGGGGCGGCGCCGTCTTGATGGCCGTGGAACACGCTCCCAACAATAAGCGCGGACTCTTCGGCGCCGGCCCCCAGGTGGGCGTTCCCGCAGGTCTGCTGCTGTCGTCGGGAGTGCTCGCCATCATGGATAAAATCGCGCCTGGCGACGCCTTCATGGAGTGGGGCTGGCGGATCCCGTTCCTGTTTTCCATCGTCCTGGTGTTGGTGGGCTATTTCATCCGTATGGGCGTGGACGAATCGCCCGTGTTTGCCGAGCTGGAGCACCGCGAGGAAGCACCTCACCCGATGGCGGTGTTGTTCAAGCGCCACTGGGGCCTCGTTCTCACGGCGGCACTGGTCTTCGCCGGTAACGGCACCGTGGGTTACATGACCACCGGTGGCTACATCCAGAACTACACCACGAACCCAGAGGGCCTCGCCTTTGATCGCGGCGATATCCTCACCGCCGTGACGGTCTCCGCCGCCACCTGGATGCTGTTTACGTTGTTCGCGGGCTTCGTCTCAGACTTCATCGGCCGCCGCTGGACCTACCTCATTGGCTTCGTCGCCCAGGCGATCTCCGCGGCTATGCTGTTCCCCCTGGTCAATACCGGCTCCTTGGCGATGGTCTACGCCGCCCTCCTCCCGCTGACCTTCGGCCTCGGTATGACCTACGGCGCACAATCAGCGATGTACGCGGAACTGTTCCCAGCCGCCATCCGCACCTCGGGGGTCTCCATTTCTTACGCCCTGGGGTCCATCCTGGGTGGCGCCTTTGCCCCGATGATCGCCGCAGCGCTTGTCGACGCCACGGGCTCCACGTTCGCGGTCAGTGGCTACCTCGTGACCGCCTCCATCATCGGCTTTGCCTGCGCGTTTCTCCTGCGCGAGACGAAGGGGGCCGACCTCAGCCCGGACGCTGCGCCCCGCCGCCCATTTATTTTTAGCTAG
- a CDS encoding FAD-dependent monooxygenase, which produces MLFHHNGYVSEDPRVLPAEGTRPAELPDTMDVLIVGSGPAGMIAAAQLSMFPSVHTRIIEKREGRLPLGQADGIQSRSVETFQAFGFANEIIDEAFEITEMSFWANDNGTIVRGPRPLDDEQGISEFPHLIVNQARVLDYFARFMKRSPSRMEPDYGWEFVTLEVNRGEEYPVHVTVTDGTTERTVKAKYVVGCDGARSKVRKSIGRKLEGKSANHAWGVMDALVDTDFPDWRTKCAIHSAAGSILHIPREGGFLCRIYVDLGESYEGVRDTPLERVIEKANEIYAPYSIDVKEVAWHSIYEVGHRLVDGFTDEQEDPRVFLTGDACHTHSAKAGQGMNVSMQDGFNIGWKLGHVLDGRAPEELLRTYHDERQPAAANLISFDREWSSLMADPQADPSEVERYYVTAEEFAAGMMTEYSENLVTGHRDHQDLATGFPVGRRFKSYRAMRRCDARTLHLGHEHTADGRWRVYVFADESTEALQAWAENMHVDPELVDARVIYQQPYRSFEVLDAPELFRPKVGKLNIPAWEQVWAAIEGEDIFDARGISRDGAVVVVRPDQYVGGVFPLNSTNEIQQFFAKVLRK; this is translated from the coding sequence ATGTTGTTCCACCACAACGGCTACGTTTCCGAAGACCCGCGCGTCCTGCCTGCCGAGGGCACGCGTCCCGCCGAGCTCCCCGACACCATGGACGTCCTCATCGTGGGCTCCGGACCCGCGGGCATGATCGCCGCAGCGCAGCTATCCATGTTCCCCTCGGTGCACACGCGCATCATCGAGAAGCGCGAAGGCCGCCTCCCCCTGGGACAAGCCGATGGCATCCAGTCCCGTTCAGTGGAAACCTTCCAGGCTTTCGGCTTTGCCAATGAAATCATTGACGAGGCCTTCGAGATCACCGAGATGTCCTTCTGGGCCAATGACAACGGCACGATCGTCCGCGGCCCCCGCCCGCTTGACGACGAACAGGGGATCTCCGAGTTCCCACACCTCATCGTCAACCAGGCCCGGGTCCTCGATTACTTCGCACGGTTCATGAAGCGTTCGCCTTCGCGAATGGAGCCGGACTACGGCTGGGAATTCGTCACCCTCGAGGTCAACAGGGGAGAGGAATACCCTGTGCACGTCACGGTGACAGATGGAACAACGGAACGCACCGTCAAAGCCAAGTACGTCGTGGGTTGCGATGGCGCGCGTTCCAAGGTGCGCAAGTCTATTGGCCGCAAGCTGGAGGGCAAGTCTGCCAACCACGCCTGGGGCGTTATGGACGCACTGGTGGACACTGATTTCCCGGACTGGCGCACCAAATGCGCGATCCATTCCGCAGCGGGTTCCATCCTGCACATTCCGCGTGAGGGCGGTTTCCTGTGCCGCATTTACGTGGACCTGGGGGAGTCCTACGAAGGCGTCCGCGACACCCCGTTGGAGCGCGTCATCGAGAAGGCCAACGAGATCTACGCGCCGTATTCGATTGACGTCAAAGAGGTGGCGTGGCACTCCATCTACGAGGTCGGTCACCGCCTCGTCGACGGTTTCACCGACGAGCAGGAAGACCCCCGCGTCTTCCTCACCGGCGACGCCTGCCACACCCACTCCGCCAAGGCCGGGCAGGGCATGAACGTGTCCATGCAGGATGGCTTCAACATCGGCTGGAAGCTGGGGCACGTGTTGGATGGCCGCGCCCCCGAGGAACTGCTCCGTACCTACCACGACGAGCGTCAGCCAGCGGCCGCGAACCTCATCAGCTTCGACCGCGAGTGGTCCTCGCTCATGGCCGACCCGCAGGCGGATCCCAGCGAGGTGGAGCGCTACTACGTCACCGCGGAGGAGTTCGCCGCGGGCATGATGACCGAATACTCGGAGAACCTCGTCACGGGCCACCGCGACCACCAAGACCTGGCCACGGGATTCCCGGTGGGTCGCCGCTTTAAGTCCTACCGCGCGATGCGCCGTTGCGACGCCCGCACGCTGCACCTAGGACACGAACACACGGCGGACGGTCGCTGGCGCGTGTATGTGTTCGCCGATGAGAGCACCGAGGCGCTCCAGGCATGGGCAGAAAACATGCACGTCGATCCCGAGCTTGTCGACGCCCGCGTCATCTACCAGCAGCCCTATCGCTCCTTCGAGGTGCTGGATGCGCCGGAGCTCTTCCGCCCCAAGGTCGGCAAGCTGAACATCCCCGCGTGGGAGCAGGTCTGGGCCGCTATCGAGGGCGAGGACATCTTTGACGCTCGCGGCATCTCCCGCGACGGCGCGGTGGTGGTCGTCCGCCCTGACCAGTACGTCGGCGGCGTCTTCCCGCTCAACTCCACGAATGAAATCCAGCAATTTTTCGCGAAAGTCTTGCGAAAGTAG
- a CDS encoding chorismate-binding protein encodes MDIPYTPDVASQFARFADPHNSILLETADVESRSLAVLKAALRVRCDGNEVTLTAFTETGRDIKAHVSRETSIDVLREIRDMGHLLVGAFAYDFEAEPLPAAHDTFPDYEFFVPEILLRVDHAKKTATITTHSTLPNPRPQPVAAPDVPRTATASKADAEFRRDVEKLQEHIAAKEIDQVVPSRYFSVECPDALAAYRRLKESNPSPYLFYLRGEDYDLIGSSPESNLRFNADNREIRISPIAGTRPRGATPDEDYLNERDLRTNAKELAEHVMLIDLAREDLGAIADDLRVPRVLNVDRYSRVMHLVSAVTGTLRPGLDAFDAYRACMTMGTLTGAPKPRAAQLIRDVEKHRRGSFGGAVGYFEPDGTMDTAIIIRSAFIKDDVAHVAAGAGVVADSTPQGEADETFHKASAVLHAIAPELEVVR; translated from the coding sequence ATGGACATCCCGTACACCCCCGACGTCGCGTCGCAGTTCGCCCGCTTCGCCGATCCGCACAATTCCATCCTGCTGGAGACAGCGGACGTGGAGTCGCGTAGCCTCGCCGTGCTCAAGGCGGCACTCCGCGTGCGCTGCGATGGGAACGAGGTGACGCTCACTGCCTTCACCGAGACGGGTAGGGACATCAAAGCCCATGTTTCACGTGAAACATCGATTGACGTTCTACGCGAGATCCGCGACATGGGCCACCTCCTCGTCGGCGCCTTCGCCTATGACTTTGAGGCGGAGCCCCTGCCCGCGGCTCACGATACCTTCCCGGACTACGAGTTCTTCGTGCCCGAAATCCTGCTTCGCGTCGACCATGCGAAGAAGACCGCCACCATCACCACCCACTCCACCCTGCCGAACCCCCGGCCACAGCCGGTCGCCGCGCCCGACGTCCCGCGCACCGCCACCGCGAGCAAAGCCGACGCCGAGTTCCGCAGGGACGTCGAAAAGCTCCAGGAGCACATCGCGGCGAAAGAAATTGACCAAGTGGTCCCGTCCCGCTATTTCTCCGTCGAGTGCCCCGATGCGCTCGCCGCGTACCGGCGCCTCAAGGAGTCCAATCCGAGCCCTTATCTGTTCTATCTTCGCGGCGAGGACTACGACCTCATCGGCTCCTCGCCGGAATCAAACCTCCGCTTCAACGCAGACAACCGCGAAATTCGGATCAGTCCGATCGCCGGCACTCGTCCTCGTGGCGCGACCCCGGACGAGGACTACCTCAACGAGCGCGACCTGCGCACTAACGCGAAGGAACTCGCCGAGCACGTCATGCTCATCGACCTCGCGCGCGAGGACCTCGGCGCGATCGCCGACGATCTCCGCGTTCCTCGCGTCCTTAACGTGGACCGCTACTCGCGCGTCATGCACCTCGTCTCCGCAGTGACGGGCACGCTGCGCCCCGGCCTCGACGCCTTCGACGCCTACCGCGCCTGCATGACCATGGGCACCCTCACCGGGGCGCCCAAGCCGCGCGCCGCGCAACTGATTCGGGACGTCGAGAAGCACCGCCGCGGCTCCTTCGGCGGGGCAGTGGGCTACTTCGAGCCCGACGGCACGATGGACACCGCGATCATCATCCGCAGCGCATTCATCAAGGACGACGTCGCACACGTCGCGGCGGGGGCCGGCGTAGTGGCCGACTCCACCCCGCAGGGCGAGGCGGATGAGACCTTCCACAAGGCCTCCGCGGTCCTGCACGCTATCGCCCCGGAGTTGGAGGTCGTGCGATGA
- the trpD gene encoding anthranilate phosphoribosyltransferase, whose protein sequence is MKTFLDFMDNPAPTVDEVYEVFYPLTNGEYDDVHIAALLAAIRTRGETFADIAGAAHAFIDASRAFPITGDGIVDTAGTGGDGANTINISTGGSLIAAAGGVPVVKCGNRSVSSKSGSADVLEALGIPLDLDIDRAVAQFNAANFTFLFAPAYHPAVAHVMPVRRALKMPTIFNTLGPILSPARPQFQLMGIANPAHGRLIAEVFRDLGRDRALVVHGAGTDEIAVHGSTDVWELKDGAIAHYQLTPADLGVATHALEELRGGDGAANADLIRAVFRGEGAPAHRDSLAATAGALFYLTGRAADFSTGTDAAADLLDDGTVLSWITRHEEANYGDHSS, encoded by the coding sequence ATGAAAACTTTTCTCGACTTCATGGACAACCCCGCACCGACCGTCGACGAGGTCTACGAGGTGTTCTACCCGCTGACCAACGGTGAATACGACGACGTGCACATCGCCGCGCTGCTTGCCGCCATCCGCACCCGCGGGGAGACCTTCGCAGACATCGCCGGGGCGGCCCACGCCTTCATCGACGCCTCTCGTGCATTCCCCATCACGGGCGACGGCATCGTCGACACGGCGGGCACCGGGGGTGACGGCGCGAACACCATTAATATCTCCACCGGAGGGTCCCTTATCGCCGCCGCCGGGGGAGTGCCGGTGGTCAAGTGCGGCAACCGCAGCGTCTCCTCGAAGTCCGGCTCGGCGGACGTGCTCGAAGCTTTGGGCATCCCCCTCGATCTGGACATCGACCGCGCGGTCGCGCAGTTCAACGCCGCGAACTTCACGTTCCTCTTCGCGCCGGCCTATCACCCTGCCGTCGCCCACGTCATGCCGGTGCGCCGTGCACTCAAGATGCCCACCATTTTCAATACCCTGGGGCCCATCCTGTCCCCGGCGCGGCCACAGTTCCAGCTCATGGGTATCGCCAATCCCGCCCACGGCCGACTCATCGCGGAAGTCTTCCGCGACCTAGGCCGGGACCGTGCCCTCGTGGTCCACGGCGCCGGCACTGACGAGATCGCGGTGCATGGGTCCACCGACGTCTGGGAGCTCAAGGACGGGGCCATCGCGCACTACCAGCTCACGCCCGCCGATCTGGGCGTCGCCACGCACGCCCTGGAGGAGCTGCGCGGCGGAGATGGCGCGGCGAATGCGGACCTCATTCGTGCCGTCTTTCGCGGGGAGGGCGCCCCCGCGCACCGCGACTCCCTCGCCGCCACCGCGGGCGCACTGTTCTATCTCACCGGAAGGGCCGCGGATTTCTCCACCGGAACCGATGCCGCAGCCGACTTGCTCGATGACGGCACCGTGCTGTCATGGATCACTCGACACGAGGAGGCCAACTATGGCGACCATTCTTCATGA
- the trpCF gene encoding bifunctional indole-3-glycerol-phosphate synthase TrpC/phosphoribosylanthranilate isomerase TrpF, with product MATILHEIVANRRTHHIEYGPAAPSTRSLADALRGTNRFIMECKAASPSKGVMREDYRPGDIARVYSRYAAAISVLCEPDYFHGSYAHLQTVALSTHLPVLCKDFITEESQVRAARYYGADAILLMLSVLDDREYNRLADVAHELNLDILTEVINEEEIKRAVRLGAPIIGINNRNLHDLTVDLTRTERLFPLIPADRVVVSESGIATHHDVRRSPANAFLVGAQLTSQTDIDRACRALVYGENKVCGLTTPDAAQAARAAGALYGGLIFDPNSPRYVSRETAESIMASEPGLDWVAVTRTTIPELSGLHAVQLHDDAKAVPGITNWHVGTDVLDNGGGSGKTFDWSTIPKDLAPHVLLAGGLNNDNLAAALDVGTRGLDLNSGFETNGVKDPHKLAQAFHTIRNHKYV from the coding sequence ATGGCGACCATTCTTCATGAGATTGTGGCCAACCGCCGCACGCACCACATCGAGTACGGCCCCGCCGCGCCCTCCACACGCTCCCTGGCCGACGCCCTCCGAGGCACCAACCGCTTCATCATGGAGTGCAAGGCCGCGTCGCCGTCGAAGGGCGTGATGCGCGAGGACTACCGGCCCGGGGACATCGCACGCGTCTACTCACGCTACGCCGCCGCGATCTCCGTGCTGTGCGAGCCGGACTATTTCCACGGTTCCTACGCCCACTTGCAGACGGTTGCGCTGTCGACGCACCTGCCGGTGCTGTGCAAGGACTTCATCACTGAGGAAAGCCAGGTGCGCGCGGCGCGTTACTACGGCGCCGACGCGATTTTGCTCATGCTCTCCGTCCTGGACGACCGGGAGTACAACCGGCTTGCCGACGTCGCCCACGAGCTCAACCTGGACATCCTCACGGAAGTGATCAACGAGGAGGAGATTAAGCGCGCGGTGCGCCTCGGCGCGCCCATCATTGGGATTAACAACCGAAATCTCCACGATCTCACCGTGGACTTGACGCGCACCGAGCGGCTCTTCCCGCTCATCCCCGCCGACCGCGTTGTGGTCTCTGAGTCTGGCATCGCCACGCACCACGACGTCCGGCGCTCACCCGCGAACGCTTTCCTCGTCGGTGCCCAGCTGACCTCTCAGACAGATATCGATCGCGCATGCCGCGCCCTGGTCTACGGGGAGAATAAAGTCTGCGGCCTCACCACACCGGACGCCGCGCAAGCGGCGCGGGCTGCTGGGGCACTCTACGGCGGGCTCATCTTCGACCCCAACAGTCCCCGCTATGTTTCACGTGAAACAGCCGAAAGCATCATGGCCAGCGAACCCGGCCTCGACTGGGTGGCGGTCACCCGCACCACCATCCCGGAACTCTCCGGCCTCCACGCCGTCCAGCTTCACGACGACGCGAAGGCAGTCCCCGGCATCACCAACTGGCACGTGGGCACCGACGTCCTCGACAACGGGGGAGGGTCCGGTAAGACCTTCGACTGGTCCACCATCCCGAAAGACCTTGCTCCGCACGTCCTCCTCGCCGGGGGTCTCAACAACGACAACCTCGCCGCGGCTCTGGACGTCGGCACGCGGGGCCTGGACCTCAACTCCGGCTTCGAAACCAACGGGGTCAAAGACCCACACAAACTCGCCCAAGCATTTCACACAATAAGGAACCACAAATATGTCTGA
- the trpB gene encoding tryptophan synthase subunit beta → MSETLLPAYFGEFGGQFVPEALIPALDELEAAFVDAQNDPAFNEELNGPLKNYLGRPTPITEINSGGKARIFLKREDLVHGGAHKTNQVLGQALLAKRMGKTRIIAETGAGQHGTATALACALLDLECVIYMGAKDVARQQPNVYRMELMGAKVIAVDSGSASLKDAVNEALRDWTATFHTSHYLLGTAAGPHPFPTIVREFHRVISKEAKAQMTELPDVVVAAVGGGSNAIGMFAEFIDEDVELVGCEPGGDGIKHGATINNGTIGILHGSKSYLMRSAEGQINESHSISAGLDYPGVGPQHSHLAQTGRATYVPVTDDEALAAFKHLAREEGIIPALESSHALAYALAHKDEDKTFLVCLSGRGDKDIDYIRSLEK, encoded by the coding sequence ATGTCTGAGACACTCCTCCCCGCATACTTCGGCGAATTCGGCGGACAGTTCGTTCCCGAAGCGCTGATCCCGGCGCTCGACGAGCTGGAGGCCGCGTTCGTCGACGCCCAGAACGACCCCGCCTTCAACGAGGAACTCAACGGGCCCCTCAAGAACTACCTGGGCCGCCCCACGCCGATCACTGAAATCAACTCCGGCGGCAAGGCCCGCATCTTCCTCAAACGAGAAGACCTCGTCCACGGCGGCGCGCACAAGACCAACCAGGTCTTGGGCCAGGCGCTCCTAGCGAAGCGCATGGGCAAAACGCGCATCATCGCGGAGACTGGCGCGGGCCAGCACGGCACCGCCACGGCGCTCGCCTGCGCATTGCTAGACCTGGAATGCGTCATCTACATGGGCGCCAAGGACGTCGCCAGGCAGCAGCCCAACGTGTACCGCATGGAACTCATGGGTGCCAAGGTCATCGCCGTTGACTCTGGCTCCGCCTCGCTCAAGGACGCCGTCAACGAGGCGCTACGCGACTGGACCGCGACCTTCCACACCAGCCACTACCTCCTGGGCACGGCGGCAGGCCCCCACCCATTCCCGACCATCGTCCGGGAGTTCCACCGCGTCATCTCCAAGGAGGCGAAAGCGCAAATGACCGAACTTCCCGACGTCGTCGTAGCCGCCGTGGGCGGAGGGTCCAACGCCATCGGAATGTTCGCGGAGTTCATCGACGAAGACGTGGAGCTGGTGGGCTGCGAACCCGGCGGCGACGGCATCAAGCACGGCGCCACCATCAACAATGGCACGATCGGGATCCTCCACGGCTCCAAGTCCTACCTCATGCGCAGCGCGGAGGGCCAGATCAACGAGAGCCACTCGATCTCCGCCGGCCTGGACTACCCGGGCGTCGGGCCCCAGCACTCCCACCTGGCGCAGACCGGGCGCGCGACGTACGTGCCGGTCACCGACGACGAGGCTCTCGCCGCCTTTAAGCACCTCGCTCGGGAAGAGGGAATCATCCCCGCCCTAGAATCCTCCCACGCCCTGGCCTACGCGCTCGCCCACAAAGACGAAGACAAGACCTTCCTAGTATGCCTGTCCGGGCGCGGCGACAAAGACATCGACTACATCCGAAGCTTGGAGAAGTAA
- the trpA gene encoding tryptophan synthase subunit alpha, translating to MTRNKFLHRAFVPFLMCGDGDTVAHARTAINAGADALELGVPFSDPVADGPVIQAASLRAAGTTVNDCLDIVRQIRAEFPDTPIGMLIYGNIMFARDTLYEDFAEAGADSILIPDIPVRESAIILERAQNIDPIFIAPANADENTLANIARVARGYVYAVSRDGVTGTDKKPTARVPQFDIPVLVGFGISTPDDVRAALDAGADGVICGSAVIEATQRGELAQFVSAMKAQTYPR from the coding sequence ATGACCCGCAACAAGTTCCTACACCGCGCCTTCGTTCCGTTCCTCATGTGCGGAGACGGTGATACTGTCGCCCACGCCCGCACAGCCATTAACGCGGGTGCCGACGCTCTCGAGCTCGGCGTCCCGTTCTCCGACCCGGTGGCAGACGGCCCCGTCATCCAGGCGGCCAGCCTGCGCGCCGCGGGAACGACCGTCAACGACTGCCTGGACATCGTTCGCCAGATCCGAGCGGAATTTCCGGACACCCCCATCGGCATGCTCATCTACGGCAACATCATGTTCGCGCGCGACACCCTCTACGAGGACTTCGCGGAGGCGGGCGCCGACTCAATTTTGATACCCGACATCCCCGTCCGAGAATCCGCCATCATCCTCGAGCGGGCACAAAACATCGACCCCATCTTTATCGCACCGGCCAATGCAGATGAGAATACTCTCGCCAACATCGCGCGCGTCGCGCGCGGCTACGTCTACGCTGTGTCCCGAGATGGCGTCACCGGGACAGACAAAAAGCCCACCGCCCGGGTGCCGCAGTTCGACATTCCGGTACTCGTGGGCTTCGGCATCTCCACGCCTGACGACGTCCGCGCCGCGCTGGACGCGGGCGCCGATGGCGTGATCTGCGGTTCCGCAGTGATTGAGGCTACTCAGCGGGGTGAGCTGGCGCAGTTTGTTTCCGCAATGAAGGCGCAAACTTATCCACGATGA
- a CDS encoding dicarboxylate/amino acid:cation symporter, whose translation MFKNPSLLTKIIIAVIAGALCSQFFPEWLGRVFATINGLFSGFLNFFVPVLIFALIAPAIAKLGKGAGRLLGLTVGLSYGSTIIAGLLAYALSVWLYPMLLDGATMAGSIADIEEGALSPYFSVEMAPPFEVMTALLLSFCIGMAMTVVKTDVLYRGAVELEQVVIKIIWSFVVPLLPIYIFGMFVTLGMNGNIGSVLSSFTKVLTLAVVSTLVYLFVQYLVAGAVAGVNPFKALRTMSPAYFTALGTSSSAASIPISREAALKNGVSEEVAGFVIPLCATIHLSGSMIKLMLYAFALTFMTGMDVPTSKALGFMFLLAITMIAAPGVPGGAVMVATGLLSEMMGFDDSMVALMIAAYIAIDSVGTAANVTGDGAIALIVDKFAPSLRKQTAPAHPAE comes from the coding sequence TTGTTCAAGAATCCGTCGCTGCTCACCAAGATCATCATCGCGGTTATCGCGGGAGCACTGTGCAGTCAGTTTTTCCCCGAGTGGTTGGGCCGAGTCTTCGCAACGATTAATGGGCTGTTTTCCGGGTTCCTGAACTTCTTTGTTCCAGTGCTCATATTTGCGTTGATTGCTCCCGCGATTGCGAAGCTGGGCAAGGGGGCGGGGAGGCTGCTTGGGCTGACAGTTGGGCTGTCGTACGGCTCCACCATCATCGCAGGCTTACTCGCGTATGCCCTATCTGTGTGGCTGTACCCCATGCTTCTCGACGGCGCGACCATGGCCGGCAGCATTGCGGACATCGAGGAAGGCGCTTTGTCACCGTATTTCTCGGTGGAGATGGCTCCTCCCTTTGAAGTGATGACGGCGTTGTTGCTGTCGTTCTGTATCGGCATGGCTATGACCGTGGTCAAAACGGATGTGCTGTACCGCGGGGCGGTGGAACTGGAACAGGTGGTCATCAAGATCATCTGGAGCTTCGTGGTTCCGCTGCTGCCGATCTATATCTTCGGAATGTTCGTGACACTGGGCATGAATGGCAATATCGGCTCGGTGCTGTCGTCGTTTACCAAGGTCCTTACACTCGCGGTCGTTTCCACGCTGGTCTATCTGTTTGTCCAGTACCTTGTTGCTGGGGCTGTGGCCGGCGTCAATCCATTCAAGGCCCTGCGTACCATGTCGCCGGCGTACTTCACCGCGCTGGGTACCTCGTCGTCCGCCGCGTCCATTCCCATTTCCCGCGAAGCGGCGCTGAAGAATGGGGTGTCTGAGGAAGTAGCCGGCTTTGTGATCCCGCTGTGCGCGACCATTCACCTGTCGGGGTCGATGATTAAGCTCATGCTCTACGCCTTCGCCCTGACCTTTATGACTGGCATGGACGTGCCCACCTCAAAGGCATTGGGTTTCATGTTCCTGCTCGCCATTACCATGATCGCGGCACCGGGCGTGCCGGGTGGCGCGGTCATGGTAGCCACCGGCCTGCTGTCGGAGATGATGGGCTTCGACGACTCCATGGTTGCGCTGATGATCGCCGCCTATATCGCCATTGACTCCGTGGGCACCGCCGCCAACGTCACTGGCGACGGCGCCATCGCACTCATCGTGGATAAGTTTGCGCCTTCATTGCGGAAACAAACTGCGCCAGCTCACCCCGCTGAGTAG
- a CDS encoding SdpI family protein, whose amino-acid sequence MLAIGIVLLIFATVLLVVGGLAAFRRLPGNAYIGLRLVELRKSKKAWDHAHAVAGPFWALAGISLVFGGLVALVAEGWMWAIPVISVVVAVLVVSVGSNLGARAAYLFDDKPKVDLGALRQAAKTADNG is encoded by the coding sequence ATGCTAGCTATCGGGATCGTCCTCCTCATCTTTGCCACCGTTCTCCTCGTGGTGGGTGGCCTCGCCGCTTTCCGACGTCTCCCCGGCAACGCTTACATCGGACTCCGCCTCGTGGAGCTTCGCAAGTCCAAAAAAGCGTGGGATCACGCGCACGCGGTCGCCGGACCTTTCTGGGCGCTCGCGGGCATCTCGCTGGTCTTTGGCGGCCTCGTGGCGCTGGTAGCTGAGGGCTGGATGTGGGCGATTCCGGTCATTTCGGTCGTCGTGGCAGTATTGGTCGTTTCAGTGGGTTCGAACTTGGGAGCACGCGCGGCTTATCTTTTCGACGACAAGCCGAAGGTAGACCTCGGCGCACTCCGTCAGGCAGCAAAGACCGCCGACAATGGCTGA
- a CDS encoding Rieske (2Fe-2S) protein: MTCSRRMFLLGSATTLAGAYLAACGKEASASIAKTEIPVGSAVIIDKIIFAQPTEGEFKAYSQTCPHQGSLITEIEGDVATCTSHYTSYKLSDGSVIEGPGTKPLETFELRDAGDNVEV; this comes from the coding sequence ATGACATGTTCCAGAAGAATGTTCCTACTTGGGTCCGCCACCACACTTGCGGGTGCCTATCTCGCCGCGTGCGGTAAGGAAGCTTCGGCTTCGATTGCAAAAACTGAAATTCCGGTGGGCTCCGCCGTCATCATTGACAAAATCATTTTCGCTCAACCCACCGAAGGCGAATTCAAGGCCTACTCCCAAACCTGCCCGCACCAAGGGAGCCTCATTACCGAAATCGAGGGCGATGTAGCTACGTGCACCTCGCACTACACTTCCTACAAGCTTTCCGACGGCTCGGTCATCGAAGGCCCCGGTACGAAACCGCTAGAGACCTTCGAGCTTCGCGACGCCGGTGACAACGTCGAAGTATGA